Proteins encoded by one window of Cannabis sativa cultivar Pink pepper isolate KNU-18-1 chromosome 4, ASM2916894v1, whole genome shotgun sequence:
- the LOC115712680 gene encoding ribose-phosphate pyrophosphokinase 4, which produces MAAATRPLPTSRTTPACSHALKSLKPSSPPASSFSLPLPSKSSLSNGFFSNQKRLVVQVRSEIKSFENSQNWTIETDSFRFVPNSSSHSSSSLSMAASTSAAKTSKKVCLFYCAETKALAERVASESDSIELRSITWRKFDDGFPNIFIPNAHGIRGQHVAFLASFSSPGVIFEQLSVIYALPKLFISSFTLVLPFFPTGTSERMEDEGDVATAFTLARTLSNIPISRGGPTSIVTFDIHALQERFYFGDNILPCFESGIPLLKNRLQELPDSHNISIAFPDDGAWKRFHKQLQHFPTIVCAKVREGDQRIVRIKEGDPSGRHVVIVDDLVQSGGTLIECQKVLAAHGAAKISAYVTHGIFPNRSWERFEHDNQGHPENGLTYFWITDSCPLTVQQVMFKAPFEVLSLAGSIAATLQI; this is translated from the exons ATGGCGGCGGCCACTCGACCTCTTCCGACGTCGCGCACTACACCCGCGTGTTCCCATGCGCTCAAATCTCTGAAACCTTCTTCACCACCAGcttcctctttctctcttcctcttccttCGAAATCGTCACTCTCCAATGGCTTCTTTTCCAACCAGAAGAGGCTCGTAGTACAGGTCCGGAGCGAGATCAAGAGCTTTGAAAACTCTCAGAATTGGACAATTGAAACCGATTCTTTTCGATTCGTTCCCAACTCTTCGTCTCATTCCTCCTCATCACTTTCCATGGCGGCTTCCACCTCCGCTGCCAAGACCTCTAAGAAGGTCTGTCTTTTCTATTGTGCTGAGACTAAAGCACTCGCCGAAAGAGTTGCTTCCGAGTCTGACTCCATTGAGCTTCGTTCCATTACATGGAG GAAATTTGATGATGGGTTCCCCAATATTTTCATCCCCAATGCACATGGCATTCGTGGGCAACATGTGGCGTTCTTGGCATCATTTAGTTCCCCAGGAGTTATCTTTGAGCAGCTCTCTGTAATCTATGCTTTGCCCAAATTGTTCATCTCCTCATTCACATTGGTCCTTCCATTTTTCCCCACGGGAACTTCTGAGCGTATGGAGGATGAAGGAGATGTTGCAACAGCCTTCACTCTCGCTAGGACCTTATCTAATATACCAATTTCAAGAGGAGGGCCTACTAGTATAGTGACATTTGATATCCATGCTTTGCAG GAGAGGTTCTACTTTGGGGACAATATTTTACCATGTTTCGAGAGTGGGATACCTTTGCTCAAAAATAGGCTTCAAGAGCTCCCTGATTCGCATAAT ATATCCATTGCTTTTCCCGATGATGGAGCTTGGAAAAGATTTCATAAGCAGCTGCAGCATTTCCCAACG ATTGTTTGTGCTAAAGTTCGGGAAGGTGACCAACGAATTGTGCGTATCAAAGAGGGAGACCCCAGCGGACGGCATGTTGTGATAGTTGATGATTTGGTCCAATCAGGTGGTACCCTGATTGAATGCCAG AAAGTATTAGCGGCCCATGGAGCAGCAAAAATCAGCGCTTATGTTACTCATGGGATCTTTCCTAACAGATCATGGGAACGCTTTGAACATGATAATCAAG GGCACCCTGAGAATGGTCTGACCTACTTCTGGATAACGGACTCGTGCCCATTGACTGTTCAACAGGTGATGTTCAAAGCACCCTTTGAGGTTCTTAGCCTGGCTGGTTCTATAGCTGCTACCCTTCAAATATAA